Part of the Mytilus galloprovincialis chromosome 14, xbMytGall1.hap1.1, whole genome shotgun sequence genome is shown below.
tgataagaaatacaagcacaggaatatcgtatcaattgggagatatataccgcgtatgcaggtgctgcttccCATAGtcgatagtttgttgaaaaacatgttctccaaacgtaacaaatatattgtcaatcaaaaaatcaagcatcctgataatgtcagtttcagagaatatctttttttaattagttttaaaaagtaaGATGTATTCCTCTCTTAGACAAGATACTTGCCTCTACATTGGTCATTTTTTCTtcttatgaaacaaagcaataccaacacTTTTAATGGATCTTCAAGTTTGCAATAGGGAATGCTTGATTTCAGTGTGGAAAAGTCAAAAGTTATAATACTCAAGCATGATGAAATAATCTTTGCTTGTATATACTTTAAAAgatgtttggatttttttttatatcaaccccAGATTCATGCCACATCTAGAAtagacagtttcacaataactttgaagctctgctttgattgctgataaaattgatgCTAATAATTTGGAAAGATGATTCGTGGAGCAAAATATCGTTgttttgtaaggacacttatgtagtttaggtatccaatatatTGATTGAAGAGCCAAATGTTTGTCTTCGTTGAATTTCCAAAGGAACATATAACAGACCTATGGACTACAAAAGTGAAAATACTCGAAAATACCACTTTTTGTTTCAATATGCATTAACAATTATTCAGCATTCTCAGAAAGTATAACTTGTGTCTTAAATAATCTTGACAATTTCTGATTTATGTTAAATTTAAACGAAATTTACTCGACATTTTCTGGTCATTCTAAATACGgccgtaaaatttcttgacatATTGTTAACAGCCGGGATAAAGTTGAGACTAATCCAAACACTTCCACTCTGTTTTGTTAGACGTATTTCTTTACGTAGTTTAGGGagagggttaggatcccgctaacatgtttaacgccgccacattctgtatgtatgtatctgTTCCAAGTGATCggtagtggttgtcgtttgatgatgtgttacatattggttttagttaattttttgtacataaattaggccgttagtttttctcatTGAATCTTTTAACATTTGTCTTTTCGTGgcatgactatgcggtatgtctTTGTTCAAAAATTATCGACAGCCGTACATTGAtttatagttgttagtttctgtgtcatttggtctcttgtagagaattgtctcatttgcaatcataaccacatctgcttttttatgtttaatctttgttttttatttatttttttcatttttattcaattattcaacaatttcatgtttacaaaatagaTACGTTATCATGTTACAAATTAcacaaaaatattcaaataccAATGGTAAAAAGTATATAATGACATATATCATTAACACAATAATCAAAAGGTTAAATGCAATGACACATTCGGTCTCTTGCACAAAAATATTATACTCAAAAAAATGgtttctcaaaaacatttctcaAATATTTCACACCAAACAAATATGCatacaggtaagttatataaTGGTCAAAAGTGTACATACATAATTTGATATGATGAACATTACTgtttaaattatatagaaaatacGTTCTTCTTAAGATTCAATATGTCGATGTAGACAACATgcaattgacaaaaaatatatttacatctttGATAGAACCAATTAAACCAAACATAACATAAATATATCACCGAACGCTACATTATGAATTTTGTTACGGTCAACATTATCAAATCTATGTGGAAAAAAATGTTGCAGAAACTAATAGAATTCTTCTTGTTCAGAacataatagaaataaatgagtgaTACTTTCTACTTTTCACATACATCAATTACCTTGAAACTAATAATAATAGTCATGTCTTAAGTTTTAGATAAGAAACAATACAATTATTATGGGCTGTTTAGAATATTGAAGTCTGAACCTTAAGGATTTTGCAATAACTATGCCAAATATTTAGACAATCAAAATAATGTATGCATGCATGATAAAGACAGTTTTGGTGTtaaatattttcatctttttgttaatatttatcaaaggtaccgggattaATATTTAGTaggccagacgagcgtttcgtctacatgagactcatcagtgacgctcatattaaaatatttataaagtcaaacaagtacaaagttgcaattgatgaatattttcaaacaaCCGATATCATTATATATCTAATAAACATAACAAAGCTTTTCCTCCGATGCTATTTCACTTTTCATGAACACCGCCTCTGTTCATTTGTCCATAACAACTAGATTTTGACAAAACTTTTCAAAAAGGAATGCTTTAAGGGTCTTTGAATTTTGTCGAATGTTAAGAAATAGTATTTTTGTTCTTACAACCCAATTTAAGTCTTacaaataaactcgtcatagataccaggattgaaattttgtaattgtgcTAGACGcgagttttgtctacaaaagactcggtagtgacgctcgaaacaaaaagttaaaagggtaaaaaaatgaagagcaatgaggaccaaaaattcttaaaggttttgctaaatacagctaaagtaatctatgcatgtgatagaaaagccttagtaatttattatttcaaagttttgaaaacagttagtttataattatgaccatgtCAATGATAAGGCATGTCaatacagaagtgctgactactggactgttTATACGTGTACCTTTGGGGaaaaaaactccaccagcagttgcatcgatcAAGTAGTTATTAAAACTTAACATAAATACCAGGATATAAGTTTGTAATTGtttcagacgcgcgtttcatcttaAAAAAACGCAAAACATTGTTTTAacttataaacaacatatttaaacatgttttagttataaatattttgataaccaTAGGCTCACTGCCAATACATATATTCTTCATCTTACTGATGACAAATTCCTATAAAAACTGAGTCTTGAAGTTCATTTGAATTGATATTGATCCGTCGATGGAAATAAGTATAAACCttgaaacaagacaaacacagaaACATAATTTATGTATCAAAATCGCATCAATATTGTTGTCTGTCCTTTTTAAACTATTATTTAAACTGTGGTTGTTAATACACAcgtttattattgttttcttttgtgcTATAAATTTTTGGTTTACTTTTGCATAACACAATCTTCATTTCACTTTGCCGTCAATGAAAACCTCATGCTGTTGCTGTCTCgaaataaaaagtaatataatttttaaaatcaccTTTGCATCTTTAatgaattaaggaatgtatctccctcatacaaagctctgattcctttctcggatttggctatactttttggaacttttggattatagctacTACATATTTGAGCCAcgagtatcactgaagagacatgtattgtcgaaatgcgcatctggtgcagaaaaattggtactgttaatgttttTACTATTTATCCATTCAAATAACGCTTACATTCTACTTCAAATTCTGCCTTTATAACTGAAAATATATCGAAAGAATCAAGATGTTTTGCAGCGGAAAACATTCTTCTACATGTATCGATATACTCCATTTCATAACCACCAATTAATAACAGTGCAcgtgacaaaaaagaaaaatctgcGGTCTTGGAACAACTATCAAACTGCGGGGATTCTTCTACAGCTTCCTGTAAAAGCAGCAAAGCACGGTTTATTTCTTCTGTATTCTTATGTTTGTGAAAATATAGAAATGTAAGATAGCGTATAAATACTTTTGGTGAtcctataaaaaaatgtattccgGAAATGCACAGGTCTTCGTGAAATATAAAACTGTCGTCATTTTGTTCattcttttcaataaaaaaagatcTGATCAACGAATGTCTTAGCCTTTTAAGGAATTGTCTACTTGAAACTAAACTGTTTTCAGAAAGAGTTCCTTTGACTGCAGATATATCCACCCAGAGAGACACCGTATATAAATCACGAGATAAAATCTCTTCCGAAAGTTGAAGTATAACATTCATTTTACGATATTCCTGACAAGTGTAGTAAAATGATGCAACCAGTAACCAACCTAATACAACATCGCCGTTTACATTTAAGAGGAGATTGAAGAGACATTGTTTATATTGAGAGTAATAATGCTTATTACTGTTGTGCTGTGAATTTACTGCAcgaattttaattaaagttgCATTACGTTTACAGAAGTCTAGTAACGCAATTGCATAGATGTTTTTGACAAAAGTGGGACAATACTCATTTTGAATCCTGTAAGCAAAGAAACTCATTGATCTGGATAGCAGATCTTCAAAGATTTGTATAAAGTCAGGGATTTTCAGAGCGATCATGGTTTTATCGAATTCTGAAATAGCATGTTCTGTCTTCGATATACTAGTATAGCAATTTCTACGTCGTAAATCAGAAAGTAAATCCAACGACAACAGTATGTTCCATATATTTCCTATCAAACATTTTCCTATAAAAATTTCAAGCTGTTCTCTTACTTTTTCTGAAAATCTTCCTTCAATCATGTTATGTTGAGGAATGAAATAATTTGGAATATAGttacataaaatgaaataatacagTCGCTGTAAGCATAAAGAAAAGCAATGCATCAAGTTTTCTGGTACCCAATATGACTGATCGACTTCTTCTAAGACCCAAAAAAGAACCGTTTTCATGTAATATGAACATAAcagtttgttaaaaatatttactttgtcaATGATCTCTTTAAGAAAAATCTTCAGCAAGGCATAACACAACAGCTGACTGTGGTTGAATGAGTGAACTAACAGTTTTTCAGTTAGAGAAAATGAAAATCTCCATTCAGTGTTGTTTTCTTCAGAAGAAGGAGACTTACTTCCTACTGGTACTAATAACACACCTTCATGTATTGCCTCTGTTATCAAATCTGATGAAATCCATCTGCCGCATCTATTTCTGAGTAACCAACGTTTTGCAATTGAAGGCCATTCACGACAGGGAAGGCAATTGACGAAATCAATGTCCATAGTTCCTTTGAGTGCAGTAGACATTGCTGGACCCTGTATCTTAAACAAAGTTTTAAAATCCATATTCAGTATTTGAGTAGTGACACAACATTCATAATATGCATTCATATCTTCCAAAATCGTCTGTTTTAGATAGTTGTTGTTTAAGAGTAGTCCATCAACTGTCTGTGTGACATTATTAATATTGCCTACAGGAACACTATCATCAGTAATTCTTATTAAGGCAAAACCTGGCAGAGCATTATCCGTGTCTAGAATCAGGCGTTTATCCTGTGTATTCCCTTGCTTTTCATTAACCACGTAGGTACCAATCAGACACATCAAATCTAGGTCACTACCTGAAAAATCAAGACCCTCTGCTCTACTACCGCTACTGATTATTCTGTAGTCTTCTAAATTCCAGATGTCGTCATAGCATTTATAAAAGTATCTTCTATATTTGACCACTTTTTCAGATCCAACAACAACATCAGAAAGGTAGTGATATAGCTTGATAGATAAAAATCGTAGGTCATTGTGATTATCCATTTCTAAGTAAAAGCTTTAATCTTCAAGCTAAAAAAAGGAAACATACAGTATGacattaagaaaattaaacaaacgGAAAAGATAAGAAAAAGCAAGTTCGAATGCAATTATTGATCACCACTAAAGAAATCGTACTGTAACGCAAGAGCCAATTGAAATTATACGGAAAAATCGTAGATGTTCAACGTGTAATATCGTATCTAAGATGAATTTCAATTTAggaacattttaaatttaa
Proteins encoded:
- the LOC143058122 gene encoding uncharacterized protein LOC143058122, with amino-acid sequence MDNHNDLRFLSIKLYHYLSDVVVGSEKVVKYRRYFYKCYDDIWNLEDYRIISSGSRAEGLDFSGSDLDLMCLIGTYVVNEKQGNTQDKRLILDTDNALPGFALIRITDDSVPVGNINNVTQTVDGLLLNNNYLKQTILEDMNAYYECCVTTQILNMDFKTLFKIQGPAMSTALKGTMDIDFVNCLPCREWPSIAKRWLLRNRCGRWISSDLITEAIHEGVLLVPVGSKSPSSEENNTEWRFSFSLTEKLLVHSFNHSQLLCYALLKIFLKEIIDKVNIFNKLLCSYYMKTVLFWVLEEVDQSYWVPENLMHCFSLCLQRLYYFILCNYIPNYFIPQHNMIEGRFSEKVREQLEIFIGKCLIGNIWNILLSLDLLSDLRRRNCYTSISKTEHAISEFDKTMIALKIPDFIQIFEDLLSRSMSFFAYRIQNEYCPTFVKNIYAIALLDFCKRNATLIKIRAVNSQHNSNKHYYSQYKQCLFNLLLNVNGDVVLGWLLVASFYYTCQEYRKMNVILQLSEEILSRDLYTVSLWVDISAVKGTLSENSLVSSRQFLKRLRHSLIRSFFIEKNEQNDDSFIFHEDLCISGIHFFIGSPKVFIRYLTFLYFHKHKNTEEINRALLLLQEAVEESPQFDSCSKTADFSFLSRALLLIGGYEMEYIDTCRRMFSAAKHLDSFDIFSVIKAEFEVECKRYLNG